Below is a window of Candidatus Nitrosotenuis uzonensis DNA.
TAGTTGGCGTGCTAAGTTTCTTTGGAAGCTGGATTGTCTCGTTCATGGCAAATCCTTTTTTGACATCAATATCCTTTAGCACTACGTACAGCTCAACTGATTGTCTGAACTTGCGCTCCTTGTCAGTTGACTTTGCATCCTTTATCATTTTGACTAATTCTGACTCGTTGATCAACGAAGTCACTCCAAGAAAGCCTATTTAAAATCGTTTGTTGGGCAAAAAAGAAAATCTCCCGAAAATTGTAAATTTTTCTAAAAACGGCGGGGATACTTTGTATATAATACAACTTCTTGCATTCAAACTTACATTTATTAACATCAAATCCGGAATTTCGGAGACATTGCATAAACTAGATGACCTTGACCTAAAGCTTTTGTATGAATTGACTCGTGATGGAAGCATCTCTGTTCCAAACCTATCAAAGAAGATGGGGATAAACGCATCCGTGCTTTACAGCAGGATCAAGCGCCTGACAAAAAAGAATATCATAAAGAAATTTACGGTCGTAGTCGATGAGGCGCAGCTTGGAATAGGCGTCAAGGCCACAATAGGCATCAACAGGGATCCGAAACTAAAGGATGCAATTCACAAGCAACTTTTACAGACTCCGGAAATCGTGTCGATATCGGAGGTCACAGGCAGATTTGACATCATGGTGGGCGTTCATGCCGAAAACCTTGAGAAGCTTCACAACATAGTCATTGACAAGATAGGTAAAATCGAAGGAATACAGAGCACCGAAACATTTGTTGAGCTTCAAAAGACGGATAAAGAGCCTTCCTACCTTGTCTCAAAATAGCTAATTGAATTTGCTATCCCATTTTCCTGCATTGATTTCTGCAGTGAATTCTTTTGGAGTTTTACCCTCTATTTTAATTCCCAAGGAGACGCATGTTCCTGCAACCTCTTTTGCAACTGACTTTAGCGATGATGCATATGACGACTCTAGTTTGGCTTTTGCGACCTTTACCAGCGAGTCGACGTTGATATCGCCAACCCATGTTGAGCCGCTTGTACCTGAGCCCTTTTGTATGCCTGCCTCTTTTAGGATCAAGGCGGCAGCGGAGGGGATGCCTATAATTACTTCCCATTTCTTGGTTTTGGTGTCGACTGATACTGTAACTGGAACCTTCATGCCCTCAAAGTCCTTGGTCTTGGTGTTGATAGTGTTTATGATCTCCATGATGTTCACTCCCAAAGGACCAAGTGCTGGGCCTAGCGGAGGACCTGCAGATGCTTGCCCTCCTGTAACAAGTGCGGAAATGGACTGAGTATCAGACATAATTTGGCTCACTTTGCTGAAGATTTAATCCTTCCTAAGCAGACGATATTTTCAAATAGTTAGAGTCTACCGTTACTGGCAGCTGGTATGGGGCATCAAGTAAAATTACGGTTGCCTCTTGCTTGTCATTATCGACCCTTGTCACGGTTGCCTTCATTCCCTTGAACGGGCCGCCGATAATCTCAACTACATTGTCTACTGCAATCTGCGGGGCGGTACTCTTTGTAACAAGGTATCCTTCGATATCTTTGAACTCCATCTCTCCTCTGAGCTGCCCTCGTATGTGTCTTATTCCTTGCAACGCATCAAAGGCTGCATTTGCATCTTTTGCCTCAATTACAATGTATCCCTTCAAGTTATCAACCAGAAGAACCGACAAAAGATTAAGACTGCCTGTCTTTATCTTGTTTTGCAACAAGTTGAGCACTACCTTTTCTTGACCTCCAGTGGTCCTGACTGCAAAAAGATGCGACTTGATTTCTTGAGACAAATTTATCACTATCTGAATACGGAGAATACAAACTGAATTATAAATCCAATCGCCCCAATGGCACCAACGCCCAAAAGAACCAGTCTTAGGTGTTGCATATAGTCCTCTTTGTCTGACTTTTTGGCAAGCTTCATAGTGTTTGCCATGTTCTTGAGGGTAGTTTTTACATCCATCGCTGGAAGTTAATATGGTGTCCTTATATCTCTTATTTCGATGGAACTGCTGGTTGCATACGAAAAGGATCCTGCTGGTTACAACATGGCAAAATTCATCTCAAAAGGCCTCAAAAAAGACGGTGACCTCTTTAGGGGCAAAAACTTTGATCTACTAATAATTCCAACGCCTGCAATATCTGCTGACTGGCTTGAGGAAAAGTACGTCTATGACGGTTTTGTGTTCTTATCAAAACACGCAGCCCAATCGGGCGAGCTTGCACTTACATGTCATAGTACTGGAAATTTCGCAGATGCGCAGTTTGGAGGCAGGGAAAGACAGGTGGCAGTACCACACCCACATCTTCAAAAAGCCTACATGAAGTCACTCTGGCAAAGAAAGAGCGACTATGCAAAATTTCAGATCATAATAGAGGCTACGCACCACGGGCCGACTGCTCTGAGCAAACCAACACTGTTTATAGAAATAGGCACTACTGAAAGACAGTGGGTTGACGAGAATCTTTGCAGCTCGGTTGCAAGTATCATACTAAAGACGTTATCTGAGCCGCTGGAGGACAGCCCGGTGGCAATTTGTATTGGTGGTACGCATTACCCTGAAAAATTCACAAAAGAGCTAATACACGGAAAGTATGCACTTGGAACCGTGATTCCAAAGCATGCCCTTGATCTTCTTGACGAGGATCTGTTCTCACACATTATGAGCAGGAATAGGCATGCTACGGCTGCGCTTGTCGACTGGGCAGGACTTGGCAAACAAAAACAAAAAGTACTTGATTTGCTAAAGACGACCAATCTGGAAGTGGTAAGAGTTTGAACGAACTAGAGCAGCGAGTCTACAAGAAACTTCTTCGAGTTCCCAAGGGTAAGGTAACGACATATGGTGATCTTGCAAAGGCCGTCGGAATAAAAAACGGCCAGCGTGTAATCGGCCAGATAATGAACAAAAATCCATTTCCTGTGATAATTCCGTGTCACCGCGTAGTGAATTCTGATGGGAAGATTGGCGGGTATTTCTACGGCCAGAATGTAAAGACTGAGATGCTATCAAAAGAAGGAGTGACAATAAAGGACGGGAAAATTCAAAATTGGGAAAAGACTCTTTTTAGATTCTAGGACTTTCTGTGCGCCTTTACTTCATCTATGAGAGTTCTTAGATGAGCGATGTTTCTTACGGTGTTTCCTCCGACTTTGCGGTACAGATTCCAAAATTCTGGATTTGTAATTTCCTTTCTATCCTTTGCAACTTTGAGTCTGTAACGCAGTGCCCTTACTTTCTTTACATATACTTGTTTTTTGCCTACGCGGGCACCCTTGCGACCTTTCTTTGATCCAGTGGTAGTTCCTCGCTTTCTCTTTTGCATCTTCTTGAACTTTGATCTACCGCGTGACGTGCCGCCTGCTGGTTTTATCGTAATCGCGCCTGCTGAAATTAGACTGCGTATATTGTCGCGTGTGATCGCATCTGCAATATCGTCTGAGCTCTCAGGATCAAACTTTATCCTGGCTAGTCCTACTCCAACAACTCGCGAGACAAGTCGCTTTTTAGCTTTAAGATTTACTACCACTTGTCCTCACCCTGGCGTTGAATATCTTAAATTTCTTCTCTGTTGCCTTGGCAACTATCTCGAGTCTTTTTTTAGTACCTACACTATGCGCAATTCTTACTCCGTCTGACTTTGGATCAAGTCTTTGCAAATCGACTAGATTGTGAACTAGATTATCTGTAAACCCCGAGGGGTGTAAACCGCGTGCAGATTTTGGACCACCGTATCCTACCTTTACAAGGCCCGGTCTACCGCGGAATTTTTGTTTTCGCTGGTGATTGTCAACTCCCTTGGGTTTTCTCCAAGATGATACTGCCAGTCTTTTGTATCTCCAACTTTCCTGTCTTACAAATTCTGGTCGGTGCTCTGCGACTTTCTGTCTTGCAGCCAGCTTTTCCTTATTAATAGTCAACAGACAGACTCTTTGATTTTACAATAAATAGGTTACTTGAAGCTAGAGCAGGCAAAAGGAAGAGATAATAACGTAACCTGCAAGCCCATGTTATTCAATGAAGACGCATGGATCTTCAATTGCGAGGTGGAATTTTAGAAAATGACAGAATCAAAAACCGCCCTTTCGGCCAAGTTCTTATCGCAGGTTGCTAGCTTTGGGATTTCTCCCTCAAAAATATACCGGAACCTGCCTGTAGAGAAGCTGGTGGAGGCTGCAATAAAGAGAAATGAGGGAATACTCACAAGCACGAATTCACTTGCAGTAAAGACAGGCAAGTATACTGGAAGGTCTCCAGACGACCGCTTCATAGTAGATGATGATGAAACTCATGATAATGTAGACTGGGGCAAGATAAATCACCCATTTCCAATAGACAGATTTGATAAGATTCTAACTAAGATGAAAAAATTTGTGGAGGGGAAGGAGATCTTTGTATTCGACGGCTTTGTGGGTGCAGACAAGGAAAATCGACTTGCAATACGCGTAATAAACGATCATGCGTGGCAAAGTCTTTTTGCGCGCCAGCTTTTCATAAGGCCCTCCGCAGCAGAGCTGGAAGAACATGAACCAGAATTTACGGTAATGTGCATAAACGATTTTGAGGCAATCCCGGAGGTAGATGGAACTGCATCTAACGTGTTCATCCTCATCAACCTGACAAAAAAACTGGTATTAATCGGCGGCACCAGCTATGCAGGAGAAATGAAAAAATCAATGTTCTCAGTAATGAACTATCTCCTCCCAAAGAAGGGAATCTTTCCAATGCATTGCTCTGCAAATATTGGAAAGAACGGAGACACCGCATTATTTTTTGGGCTGTCCGGAACAGGCAAAACCAGCCTTTCAGCTGACACAAACAGGATGTTGATTGGAGATGATGAACACGGTTGGTCAGATAATGGTGTCTTTAACTTTGAAGGAGGCTGTTATGCAAAATGCATCAACTTGAATCAAGAGTCAGAGCCTCAGATATGGAACGCAATCAAATCCGGCGCCGTACTTGAAAACGTAGTAATTGATAAGCAAACACTCAAACCTAACTTTGATGACAGCTCACTGACTGAAAACACGAGAGCAGCATATCCACTAGAATACATCCCAAGCGCAGTGTTTCCAAGTGTTGGTGGAAATCCAAAAGTGATGGTATTTCTTACAGCAGATGCGTTGGGAGTCTTACCTCCAGTATCGAGACTCACAAAGGAAGGAGCAATGTTCCACTTTATGTCTGGCTACACTAGCAAGCTTGCAGGAACGGAAAGGGGAATCAAAGAGCCCAAGGCAACATTCTCTGAGTGTTTCGGAGCTCCATTCATGCCAAGACCTGCGACAGTATATGCAAAATTGCTTGGAGATAAAATCCGAAAGCACAACACGGTCGTATATCTTATCAACACGGGCTGGTCTGGAGGCCCGTATGGCGTTGGTAAGAGAATTAGCATAAAGTATAGTAGGGCGATGGTAACTGCTGCTCTAACTGGGGCTCTTGATATTGTAAAATACAGACACGACGATCTATTCAATCTGGATGTTCCAACCACATGTCCTGACGTTCCGCCGGAGGTACTTGATCCAAGACAGACTTGGCAGGACAAGGATGCATATGATCTGTCTGCAAAAAAATTAGCACAAATGTTTGTGGACAACTTTAAAAAATTCAAGAACGTAGCGCAAGAAATAATCGATGCTGGACCAAAACCGTAGGTTACCTAAGACGAATTATCAAGCCTAATGCGATTATCCCTGATACCGCTAGTACAACGATCAACACTTGCTGGCCTGGAATATTCAGAGCTCTAAGGTCGAACATCTGCCTTTGTGTAGCATGTTCAACTATTATGCTACTGTAAACTGTTTTTGTCTCATTGTTGGCCTTCAGCTCAGCCTGTATCCAGTATGTTCCTGGTTGGTAAATTGCAACTGGTTCATGTCTGGTTGGAGTGACTGAGACGCTGTTGACAAGCCTGGAATCCGAATTGAATACGGATATCTTCGCATACGACCATTCCTCTTGATAGTATAGAGAAAAGTCCAGTTTACCGCCGTCATCTGATACATGTATTGCAGCATCTGATATACGCAGTATGACTGGTATGCGGTATTTGGTTTGGCCGTCGGAGATAATGATCCTGCCTTCATATTGACCTGCAGATTGGTCTACTAGTGAAGCTGTAATCTCTAGCAGATTTCCGCTAATAGAATAACTGAATTCTGCCACTGGATGTTCAAAATCAAACTCAACTTGTATGTCGGAATCTTCTTGATTTAGCGTCTTTAACTGAAAGATGGTTGTACTACTCGTTTCAAACGGTGACAGATCAAAGATGGCGTGGTCTGGAATAATGATGAGATTTGCACCAAAGGCACGAGTAACATTCAGCCTGCCAGCACCGCTGACCTCGTACGGAAAGCCAGTGCCGAATGTATCTGCAACAGGATCCGCCGTAGTAGTAAGTATTGATGCGACTTCCTGCGGACTAAGTGATGGCGATTTTTGTAAAAGCAGAGCACTTGCGCCTGCAACGTGAGGTGCTGCAAAACTTGTCCCGCTTGTGAGATTATAGCCTCCGTTTATCGATGTAGTGTTTACAAAAACACCGGGGGCAACAAGATTCGGTTTTATATAAAATGGCGAGACTGGACCCCTTGAGCTAAAAAAAGAGACAAAGTCTGGATGATAGAAAATGTTGATGGTGCCGACAGTCTTGTTTTGTAGCATATTTGCCAGATCAAGCCCATCCTCATTTGATATGGATACTGTTGGAATTCGCGGCTTGTAGTCAGGACCCTCCTCTTTGTTTCTAAGATCACCAAGGAAGATTCCCGGCTCATTATTGAATACAATGAGTGCTTTTGCTCCAGCGTTTGCGGAATTCTTTTCTTTCTGTGAAAAGTATATCAGCTCATTTTCTTTATCACTGCCTCTCTGAACTAACAATATCTTGTCTTTTGCGTCAATTTTTGCGAGATCCTCTTCCCTGCCGTACTTGCCAAACACAATCTCGCCAGTTATAGTCTGACTTGTGGGCTGCATGCCTACCATGGGCAACACTTGAAATCGTTTGCCATCAACCTGTAGCGTCGCTACTAAACTCGCGGTTATGTTATTGTATGTGGCGCCAACTGTGATAGCATGTGGGTCCTTACCCGGGCTCCCTATGGTCATCCTATCCGGACCGCTATTTCCAGCAGCAACTATTACCACAACACCGCTACGAACTGCGTCGTTTATAGCATCCTCAATTCTGTCATTTGTGCGATTCACTCCAAGGCTTATGTTGATAATATCTGCACCATCTGAGATGGCTCGTTTTATTGCGTTGACAATGAGCTCCGACGAGACTGCGTTGCCTGTATCGGATACACGGTAAGCCAGAATCTTCGCATCAGGTGCAATTCCTCTCATGATTCCATTTGCGGCAATTATTCCTGCCACCTCGGTTCCATGACCATTTATGTCCATGGGGCTGTTGTCGTTTTCAACAAAGTCGTATCCACCAACAACTTTGCTGTCATGTCCAAAGCCTAACAGGTCGGGATGATTATAGTCTACTCCAGTGTCAATGACTGCAACTTTGATTCCATTCCCTGTGAAACCAAGTCCATGGGGCTGTTGAACACCGACATATTTGGAACTCTTGTCCAACTGAATATCAAGTGCTGGTTCGTCATGAATTTTGTTCGATAGCAAAATAATACATGATGCGATAAGGCAGAAACAAAAAACTACAACGCTTGGGTTTTTCATTATGATCGGTATATCGACTAGTAAATACCGATGTTTATAATATTGCCAAATTAATTCCGGATGACATTAACGTTCTGTAAAATCAGAGTAATACCAAATCGTTAAATTATGAATGGATTTATCAGTTACATGGGAAAATATACACTTCCTGAAGTACCATATGCATACGATGCATTGGAGCCACACATTGACGCAAAAACGATGGAAATACACCACACAAAACATCACCAGGCATACACAAATGGTCTGAATGACAACTGGGAAAAACTGCCCGCAGATCTTCAAAGCAAAGACCTGCTCGACGTTCTTGCAAACATAAACCAGGTGCCAGAGGCAGTACGGGGTGCAATTAACTTTCATGGCGGAGGATACGACAACCACCGACTGTTTTGGAACAACATGAAAGCAAACGGTGGTGGAACACCAGGGGGGGCACTTGCAGATGCCATAAACAAGACATTTGGAAGCTTTGATGCCTTCAAAGAGCAGTTCTCAGCTAAAACTACGGCAATACAAGGAAGCGGCTGGGGGTGGCTTGTCTTTAATCCAAAATCAAACAACGTAGAATACAAAGCAATGCCAAACCAAACTAGTCCAAGAACCGAAGGATTAGTACCTCTACTGGGACTTGATGTCTGGGAACATGCGTACTATTTGAAATACCAAAACAAGCGAGCAGACTACGTAGGTGCGTGGTGGAACGTGGTTAACTGGGATGAAGTGGCAAGTCGCTTCTCCAAGGCAAAATAATTCTTCTCTTTTTTTTGTTCATTCTTCCAACCAATCATTTTTGATCTTTGCATTGGTGCCTATTGCAAAAGCTATTCCTTTCCATGGCTCTGAGAATTTGTTGTAAAATCGGTGCGGCACTCTAGGTGGTATGAATATGAGTGTCTTTGGATGTACTGTCCTAGTGGTACTGCCTACTGTGACAAGACATTTTCCATCAAGGCAGTAGACTATGACAAACTCATTTCTGTGTGTATGCATCTTGTGCACCTGACCAGCTTCTATTCTTGCTTCAAGCCCTGCGATTCTATTACCTTTGATTTTTTCGTTTAGCAACATTTTGATTTTGAGCTTGTCTGTAGGATGCTCATTTTTGTACGGATACTGCCATCTTGATCTTGATCTTGTAAATTTTCCATTTTTTGATAAGGGCATATTTCTTTGTAGTACATGAATGCATTTATAGGATACTGGAGCAAGTTCGGGGTAAATGAGTGAGGAACAAGCACAACAACTTCTATACCAGATGCAAGTCTTGGAATCTTTTGCGGCAAATCTTGAACAAAAAGAACATGCAATAGTTACGTTTCTTCGAGAAGCAATGGCATCCATACAGTCGATTAAAGCAATTCAGAATCAGGAATCTGAATCTCTTGTGCCCGTTGGGCTCGGCACGTATGTCAAGGCCACGATTTTTGGAAATTCCAAAGTAATACAAGACATCGGAGCTGGAATTGCAGTTGAAAAAGACCCAGAGTCTGCGATAAACTATCTGGAAACTAGAATAAAGGAACTGCAAGTGGCACTCAATGATACATCTACTCAAAAACACGAAACGATGATGAGAATCGAACAACTAAAAGAAGAAATGAATAATTTCATTCAATCTGCAAATCCGTCACAACAATAGGCGAGATTAATGTTTGACAAATTACGTTCTGCATTCTCATCTGCTGTTAAGAGCTTCGGAGAAAAGGAACTAAAAGCAAGTGATATTGATGACATCCTATTTCAGCTTGAGATTGCGTTAATGGAATCTGATGTCGCTACGGAAGTTATTGAATCGATCAAATCTGATTTGAAAAAACAACTGGTGGGAACATCCGTTGACAAAAAAGAGATCGAAGGGTTTGTAAAAAATAGCCTTGTCAAGATAATATCTGATCTTTTCGACGCAGCAGGAACTATTGATATAATTGAAAAGATTCAATCTAAAAAAAATGCTGGAGAACCATGCGTTATCTTGTTTGTCGGAATTAACGGAACTGGAAAGACTACCACTCTTGCCAAGATTGCGTATCTTTTAAAAGAAAATAAATTTTCAATAGTGATTGCAGCAGCAGATACTTTCAGGGCCGGTGCAATAGAACAGATTACAGAGCATGCAAACAGATTGAATCTTAAAGTGATTGCTCAAAACTATGGTGCGGATCCTGCAGCAGTAGCAAGAGATGCAGTATTACATGCAAAATCACATAAAATTGATTGTGTTCTGATTGACACGGCGGGAAGGATGCAGACTAGTAGAAACCTGATGGACCAAATTGAGAAGATCACTAAAGTTGTAAAGCCTGATTTGAAGATCTTTGTAGGTGATTCACTTGCTGGAAACGATACTGTAAACCAAGCAAGAGAGTTCTATCAACATACAGAATTTGATGGTGCTATACTGACAAAAAGTGACGCGGATGCAAGGGGAGGAGCAGCTTTATCCGTTGTAAAGATAACATCAAAACCTGTTATTTATGTGGGCATGGGTCAAGAATATGCTGACATAAGACCATTTGATAAGAAACTGTTTCTTGAAACAGTATTTGGAGAAGGTTTGAGTATGGTACAACCAGAACCAAAACCAGAACCAAAACCAGAACCAAAACCAGAACCAAAACCAGAACCAAAACCAGAACCAAAACCAGAACCAAAACCAGAACCAAAACCAGAACCAAAACCAGAACCAAAACCAGAACCAAAACCAGAACCAAACAAAATCACTGATCCGTTCGAAGGCATCAAAGACGATGACATATCGAAATTTGCAGACCTGTATGATGTAGCTCCACCAGAAAACGATGAACAAGCATTCCTAATGGCTAGTAGAATACGAAAATGGATATCTGATGGACGTCCAAAACCTGAAGAGCAGAAGAAAAAAGAACATGATGAGACTGAACAGGAGAAAGTTAAAGAAGACAGGAAAGAAAAACCAAAGAAGAAAGGATTTTTCGGATGGATGAAAAAATGATCAAAACCAAAGATCTCTTAACACTTGGTGAACTTGACAGAAAACAAATCGTACAGATATTAGAACTTGCAATAAAGATGAAAAAGGATCTAAAAAAAGGCATAACAAAACCAGTTCTAAAAAATAAAACACTGGCCATGATATTCCAGAAACCCTCCACACGAACCAGAGTCAGCTTTGAGACTGGAATGTTCCAGCTTGGAGGTCACGCAATACATATGTCTGCACAAGATCTACAACTGTCGCGTGGTGAAACTATAGATGACACCGCTAAAACACTTTCAAGATATGTTGACATAATAATGGCACGAGTCTATGATCACTCTACAATAGTCTCGCTTGCCGAGTCTGCAAGCGTTCCAGTAATTAATGGCCTATCAAATTCTTTTCACCCGTGCCAGATCCTAGCAGATCTGATGACAATTAAGGAAAAGAAAAGACGCTTTAATGGACTCAAACTTGCATGGATTGGAGATGGGAATAACGTCTGTAATTCTATGATATATGGCTGCTCGCGTGTGGGCATCTCGATTTCAATCGCAACACCAAAAGGATTTGAGCCGAATTTACAAGTGGTAAAAGAATGCCGTAACCTCACTGAAATTAATTTGTTCCAGGATCCAAATATGGCAGTAAAAGACGCTGACATCATAGTTACAGATACATTTGTTTCAATACATGACAAACCTGGTCGACTTGAAAAATTCTACCCGAAATACCAAGTAAACTCGTCACTTATGGAGCGAGCCAAAAAAGACGCCATTTTCATGCATTGCCTACCTGCAAAAAGGGGTCAAGAAGTAACCTCATCCGTAATTGACGGATCGCAATCTGTTGTATGGGATGAAGCTGAGAATCGCCTTCATACTCAAAAAGCGCTGCTTGCACTGCTTACTTTCTAACGTTTATAAGAGCTGTTTCGAGATTTGTCCAATATCGCAATGGCATATTCGACGATACTCCGACGTTTACGTGAGGAAAAAACTAACTATAAGAAGCGTAAGCTAATGCTAATGAGCAGGCGTGATTTTGTAACCGTACAAATCTCAAACGAAAACACCTTGGTACAAATCCACAAGCCTGAATTTACTGGCGATAAAGTAATTGCATCTGCACACTCCAGATTCCTTATATCAAAAGGCTGGAAAGGTTCAAGAAAGAACGTACCTGCAGCATATCTGACAGGCTATTATGCCGGAAAAAAGGCACTCTCAAAAGGGGCCAAAG
It encodes the following:
- a CDS encoding 50S ribosomal protein L32e, producing MTINKEKLAARQKVAEHRPEFVRQESWRYKRLAVSSWRKPKGVDNHQRKQKFRGRPGLVKVGYGGPKSARGLHPSGFTDNLVHNLVDLQRLDPKSDGVRIAHSVGTKKRLEIVAKATEKKFKIFNARVRTSGSKS
- a CDS encoding MGMT family protein encodes the protein MNELEQRVYKKLLRVPKGKVTTYGDLAKAVGIKNGQRVIGQIMNKNPFPVIIPCHRVVNSDGKIGGYFYGQNVKTEMLSKEGVTIKDGKIQNWEKTLFRF
- a CDS encoding superoxide dismutase produces the protein MGKYTLPEVPYAYDALEPHIDAKTMEIHHTKHHQAYTNGLNDNWEKLPADLQSKDLLDVLANINQVPEAVRGAINFHGGGYDNHRLFWNNMKANGGGTPGGALADAINKTFGSFDAFKEQFSAKTTAIQGSGWGWLVFNPKSNNVEYKAMPNQTSPRTEGLVPLLGLDVWEHAYYLKYQNKRADYVGAWWNVVNWDEVASRFSKAK
- a CDS encoding S8 family serine peptidase, with amino-acid sequence MDKSSKYVGVQQPHGLGFTGNGIKVAVIDTGVDYNHPDLLGFGHDSKVVGGYDFVENDNSPMDINGHGTEVAGIIAANGIMRGIAPDAKILAYRVSDTGNAVSSELIVNAIKRAISDGADIINISLGVNRTNDRIEDAINDAVRSGVVVIVAAGNSGPDRMTIGSPGKDPHAITVGATYNNITASLVATLQVDGKRFQVLPMVGMQPTSQTITGEIVFGKYGREEDLAKIDAKDKILLVQRGSDKENELIYFSQKEKNSANAGAKALIVFNNEPGIFLGDLRNKEEGPDYKPRIPTVSISNEDGLDLANMLQNKTVGTINIFYHPDFVSFFSSRGPVSPFYIKPNLVAPGVFVNTTSINGGYNLTSGTSFAAPHVAGASALLLQKSPSLSPQEVASILTTTADPVADTFGTGFPYEVSGAGRLNVTRAFGANLIIIPDHAIFDLSPFETSSTTIFQLKTLNQEDSDIQVEFDFEHPVAEFSYSISGNLLEITASLVDQSAGQYEGRIIISDGQTKYRIPVILRISDAAIHVSDDGGKLDFSLYYQEEWSYAKISVFNSDSRLVNSVSVTPTRHEPVAIYQPGTYWIQAELKANNETKTVYSSIIVEHATQRQMFDLRALNIPGQQVLIVVLAVSGIIALGLIIRLR
- the pfdA gene encoding prefoldin subunit alpha encodes the protein MSEEQAQQLLYQMQVLESFAANLEQKEHAIVTFLREAMASIQSIKAIQNQESESLVPVGLGTYVKATIFGNSKVIQDIGAGIAVEKDPESAINYLETRIKELQVALNDTSTQKHETMMRIEQLKEEMNNFIQSANPSQQ
- a CDS encoding 50S ribosomal protein L19e, whose translation is MVVNLKAKKRLVSRVVGVGLARIKFDPESSDDIADAITRDNIRSLISAGAITIKPAGGTSRGRSKFKKMQKRKRGTTTGSKKGRKGARVGKKQVYVKKVRALRYRLKVAKDRKEITNPEFWNLYRKVGGNTVRNIAHLRTLIDEVKAHRKS
- a CDS encoding SecE/sec61-gamma family protein translocase subunit, translated to MDVKTTLKNMANTMKLAKKSDKEDYMQHLRLVLLGVGAIGAIGFIIQFVFSVFR
- a CDS encoding Lrp/AsnC family transcriptional regulator, coding for MHKLDDLDLKLLYELTRDGSISVPNLSKKMGINASVLYSRIKRLTKKNIIKKFTVVVDEAQLGIGVKATIGINRDPKLKDAIHKQLLQTPEIVSISEVTGRFDIMVGVHAENLEKLHNIVIDKIGKIEGIQSTETFVELQKTDKEPSYLVSK
- a CDS encoding D-aminoacyl-tRNA deacylase, producing MELLVAYEKDPAGYNMAKFISKGLKKDGDLFRGKNFDLLIIPTPAISADWLEEKYVYDGFVFLSKHAAQSGELALTCHSTGNFADAQFGGRERQVAVPHPHLQKAYMKSLWQRKSDYAKFQIIIEATHHGPTALSKPTLFIEIGTTERQWVDENLCSSVASIILKTLSEPLEDSPVAICIGGTHYPEKFTKELIHGKYALGTVIPKHALDLLDEDLFSHIMSRNRHATAALVDWAGLGKQKQKVLDLLKTTNLEVVRV
- a CDS encoding 50S ribosomal protein L11 gives rise to the protein MSDTQSISALVTGGQASAGPPLGPALGPLGVNIMEIINTINTKTKDFEGMKVPVTVSVDTKTKKWEVIIGIPSAAALILKEAGIQKGSGTSGSTWVGDINVDSLVKVAKAKLESSYASSLKSVAKEVAGTCVSLGIKIEGKTPKEFTAEINAGKWDSKFN
- a CDS encoding cupin domain-containing protein, producing MPLSKNGKFTRSRSRWQYPYKNEHPTDKLKIKMLLNEKIKGNRIAGLEARIEAGQVHKMHTHRNEFVIVYCLDGKCLVTVGSTTRTVHPKTLIFIPPRVPHRFYNKFSEPWKGIAFAIGTNAKIKNDWLEE
- a CDS encoding transcription elongation factor Spt5 — its product is MSQEIKSHLFAVRTTGGQEKVVLNLLQNKIKTGSLNLLSVLLVDNLKGYIVIEAKDANAAFDALQGIRHIRGQLRGEMEFKDIEGYLVTKSTAPQIAVDNVVEIIGGPFKGMKATVTRVDNDKQEATVILLDAPYQLPVTVDSNYLKISSA
- the pckA gene encoding phosphoenolpyruvate carboxykinase (ATP), with the protein product MTESKTALSAKFLSQVASFGISPSKIYRNLPVEKLVEAAIKRNEGILTSTNSLAVKTGKYTGRSPDDRFIVDDDETHDNVDWGKINHPFPIDRFDKILTKMKKFVEGKEIFVFDGFVGADKENRLAIRVINDHAWQSLFARQLFIRPSAAELEEHEPEFTVMCINDFEAIPEVDGTASNVFILINLTKKLVLIGGTSYAGEMKKSMFSVMNYLLPKKGIFPMHCSANIGKNGDTALFFGLSGTGKTSLSADTNRMLIGDDEHGWSDNGVFNFEGGCYAKCINLNQESEPQIWNAIKSGAVLENVVIDKQTLKPNFDDSSLTENTRAAYPLEYIPSAVFPSVGGNPKVMVFLTADALGVLPPVSRLTKEGAMFHFMSGYTSKLAGTERGIKEPKATFSECFGAPFMPRPATVYAKLLGDKIRKHNTVVYLINTGWSGGPYGVGKRISIKYSRAMVTAALTGALDIVKYRHDDLFNLDVPTTCPDVPPEVLDPRQTWQDKDAYDLSAKKLAQMFVDNFKKFKNVAQEIIDAGPKP